Proteins co-encoded in one Longimicrobium sp. genomic window:
- a CDS encoding AMP-binding protein, with amino-acid sequence MTQPLDTLLAAAARATPERMALAADAPATYFELECRVRDFADGLAELGIRGGRVGLLLPNVPAFPTAFYGTLRAGASAVLLNPLLSPRETAEYLADSRARGVVTIEALEHLVPPGIPKLCVDAADGALETAWDRRLADAHEDGGLARGDREAVVIYTSAMDGWARGARLTHRSLGANLHGVVEAMQLTADDCVLGLLPWVHAFGLTATLNAPLSAGARVVPVDRFHPARTLALMESDCATVVCGVPAMYVALVSAAERQGVPRHSLRAAICGGAPLRAEVARRFEETFGIPLREGYGITECSPVALFNRVDRPNRPGTLGYPFPGVEVSIRDPRGEMVPPGQTGEICVEGASVFAGYVGDDGRDPASFWDDAFRTGDLGVAEADGAVRFRGVQKRMFTRGGFNVYPREVERALLADPRIAEVCVTSAPDPVKENEVVVTVTAAPGAELDEAAVKLICRERLAAYKQPGVIVIEH; translated from the coding sequence ATGACGCAGCCGCTGGACACCCTGCTGGCCGCCGCCGCCCGCGCCACGCCCGAGCGCATGGCGCTGGCCGCCGACGCGCCCGCCACGTACTTCGAGCTCGAGTGCCGCGTCCGCGACTTCGCCGACGGGCTGGCCGAGCTGGGGATCCGCGGCGGCCGCGTGGGGCTCCTCCTGCCCAACGTTCCCGCCTTCCCCACGGCCTTCTACGGTACGCTGCGCGCCGGGGCCAGCGCGGTGCTGCTGAATCCCCTCCTCTCCCCCCGCGAGACCGCCGAGTACCTGGCCGACTCGCGGGCGCGCGGCGTGGTGACCATCGAGGCGCTGGAGCACCTGGTTCCCCCCGGCATTCCCAAGCTCTGCGTGGACGCGGCCGACGGCGCGCTGGAGACGGCGTGGGACCGGCGCCTGGCCGACGCGCACGAGGACGGCGGCCTGGCGCGCGGCGACCGCGAGGCCGTGGTCATCTACACCTCGGCGATGGACGGATGGGCGCGGGGCGCGCGGCTCACGCACCGCAGCCTGGGCGCCAACCTGCACGGCGTGGTCGAGGCGATGCAGCTGACGGCGGACGACTGCGTCCTCGGCCTCCTCCCCTGGGTGCACGCCTTCGGGCTGACGGCCACGCTGAACGCGCCGCTGTCGGCCGGGGCGCGCGTGGTGCCCGTGGACCGCTTCCACCCCGCGCGCACGCTGGCGCTGATGGAGAGCGACTGCGCCACGGTGGTCTGCGGCGTCCCGGCCATGTACGTGGCGCTGGTCTCCGCGGCGGAGCGGCAGGGCGTGCCCAGGCACAGCCTGCGCGCGGCCATCTGCGGCGGCGCGCCGCTGCGGGCCGAGGTGGCGCGGCGCTTCGAGGAGACGTTCGGCATCCCGCTGCGCGAGGGGTACGGGATCACCGAGTGCTCGCCGGTGGCGCTGTTCAACCGCGTGGACCGGCCCAACCGCCCGGGCACGCTGGGCTACCCCTTCCCCGGCGTGGAGGTCAGCATTCGCGACCCGCGCGGGGAGATGGTGCCGCCGGGGCAGACGGGCGAGATCTGCGTGGAGGGCGCCAGCGTGTTTGCCGGCTACGTGGGCGACGACGGGCGCGACCCGGCGTCGTTCTGGGACGACGCCTTCCGCACCGGCGACCTGGGCGTGGCCGAGGCCGACGGCGCGGTGCGCTTCCGCGGCGTGCAGAAGCGCATGTTCACCCGCGGCGGCTTCAACGTCTACCCGCGCGAGGTGGAGCGCGCGCTGCTGGCCGACCCGCGCATCGCGGAGGTGTGCGTGACCTCCGCGCCGGACCCGGTGAAGGAGAACGAGGTCGTGGTCACCGTCACCGCCGCCCCGGGCGCGGAGCTGGACGAGGCCGCGGTGAAGCTCATCTGCCGCGAACGCCTCGCCGCGTACAAGCAGCCGGGCGTCATCGTTATCGAGCACTGA
- the tnpA gene encoding IS200/IS605 family transposase has protein sequence MRTPWTEVYLHVVWSTWRRQPFISPELQQRVFGALAHQCMSLDADVIAIGGMPDHVHVLARMPTTISISEFVRRLKGASSHLVTHVLRSPEPFKWQGGYGAFSVSKRHVPVVRDYVQNQEQHHREGTTHLAFERTGE, from the coding sequence ATGCGAACGCCGTGGACCGAGGTTTACCTGCATGTGGTGTGGAGCACGTGGCGGCGGCAGCCGTTCATTTCGCCGGAACTGCAGCAGCGGGTCTTCGGCGCGCTCGCGCACCAGTGCATGTCGCTCGATGCCGATGTCATCGCCATCGGCGGAATGCCGGACCACGTGCACGTGCTCGCGCGGATGCCGACGACAATCTCGATTTCCGAGTTCGTGCGCCGGTTGAAGGGAGCGTCATCGCACCTCGTCACCCATGTTCTTCGTTCCCCCGAGCCGTTCAAGTGGCAAGGTGGATACGGCGCCTTCAGCGTCTCGAAGCGCCATGTCCCGGTTGTCCGCGACTATGTTCAGAACCAGGAGCAGCACCATCGCGAGGGTACGACCCATCTCGCCTTTGAACGGACAGGTGAGTAG
- a CDS encoding ester cyclase, translated as MSDDIAAANKTLVRRFYKEVYGDWNMALVDEVVSPRFTSHDWPEGSPTGPRGFGAFYSAIRTALPDARYEVDDLVAEDDKVVVRWRLLGTHQGDFRGIAPTGRAIALKGIAIYRVDGGKLMERWVVTDLHGLLEEIREPSAL; from the coding sequence ATGTCCGACGATATCGCGGCCGCGAACAAAACACTCGTCCGCCGCTTCTACAAGGAGGTCTACGGCGACTGGAACATGGCGCTGGTAGACGAGGTGGTGTCACCCCGGTTCACATCCCACGACTGGCCCGAGGGGAGCCCGACCGGTCCACGGGGGTTCGGGGCGTTCTATTCAGCGATACGCACCGCGCTGCCCGATGCCCGATATGAAGTGGACGATCTGGTTGCTGAAGATGACAAGGTCGTGGTGCGGTGGAGACTGCTCGGGACCCACCAGGGCGACTTTCGCGGCATCGCTCCCACCGGCCGGGCGATCGCGCTCAAGGGGATCGCAATCTACCGGGTGGACGGCGGCAAGCTGATGGAGCGATGGGTCGTAACCGACCTGCACGGCCTGCTGGAGGAGATCCGCGAGCCCTCCGCACTCTAG
- a CDS encoding sigma-70 family RNA polymerase sigma factor codes for MSGERDRIGSQFEEHRSHLRDVAYRVLGSASDADDAVQEAWLRVSRAGTGDVLNLRGWLTTVVARISLNMLRARNIRREAPIDTDEFVPAIPGVGADAEEEAVLADSVGLALLVVLERLTPAERLAFVLHDMFDLPFEEIAPLVGRSPAAARQLASRARRRVRGAGMAGDADLHRRRQAVEAFLSASRQGDFGALLTLLDPNVVVCIEDVRGHPGGRRELRGVEAVLERARDFARAARFCRLALLNGSPGLVMAPHGQLMRALVFTFAGPKVMSIEVIADPAHLRRLDISVLEPGAF; via the coding sequence GTGAGCGGCGAACGCGATCGGATCGGCAGCCAGTTCGAGGAGCACCGAAGCCATCTGCGGGACGTGGCCTACCGCGTGCTCGGCTCCGCGAGCGACGCCGACGATGCCGTGCAGGAGGCGTGGTTGCGTGTCAGCCGGGCGGGGACGGGCGACGTGCTGAATCTCCGAGGCTGGCTGACGACCGTTGTCGCCCGGATCAGCCTCAACATGCTCCGCGCGCGGAACATCCGTCGTGAGGCGCCGATCGACACGGACGAGTTCGTCCCGGCGATCCCGGGCGTGGGGGCTGACGCCGAGGAGGAAGCGGTCCTTGCCGATTCGGTCGGGCTCGCGCTTCTGGTCGTGCTCGAGCGTCTGACGCCCGCGGAGCGTCTCGCGTTCGTGCTGCACGACATGTTCGACCTGCCGTTCGAGGAGATCGCGCCCCTCGTCGGGCGCTCACCCGCCGCAGCTCGTCAACTGGCGAGTCGTGCTCGCCGGCGTGTGCGAGGAGCCGGGATGGCTGGCGATGCCGATCTCCATCGGCGCAGACAAGCCGTGGAAGCGTTTCTGTCCGCCTCGCGACAGGGCGATTTCGGCGCGCTCCTCACGTTGCTGGATCCGAACGTCGTGGTCTGCATCGAGGACGTGCGCGGGCACCCCGGCGGGCGACGGGAGCTCCGCGGGGTGGAGGCGGTGCTCGAGCGGGCACGCGATTTCGCTCGCGCCGCGCGGTTCTGCCGACTCGCGCTGCTGAACGGCAGCCCCGGTCTGGTGATGGCGCCGCACGGGCAGCTCATGCGGGCGCTCGTGTTCACGTTCGCCGGCCCCAAGGTGATGAGCATCGAGGTGATCGCGGACCCGGCGCACCTGCGTCGGCTGGACATTTCCGTCCTCGAGCCCGGCGCCTTCTGA
- the treS gene encoding maltose alpha-D-glucosyltransferase, with product MSDDPLWYKDAVFYELHVKAFQDSNGDGIGDFNGLIHRLDYVQEMGVDAIWLLPYYPSPLRDDGYDIADYWNIHPSYGTVDDFTRFMEEAHRRGLKVISDLVLNHTSSDHPWFQRARRAPKGSPERDWYVWSDSDELYREARIIFTDTEPSNWTWDPVAGQYYWHRFFSHQPDLNWDNPAVKEKMFEVMEFWLDRGLDGFRADAVPYLIEREGTICENLPETHEILKEFRTRLESKYPGRILLAEANQWPDDVRPYFGDGDEFHMAFHFPLMPRIFMAVRQGIRQPIVEIIRRTPGIPENCQWCMFLRNHDELTLEMVTDDERDYMYREYAQDARMRINLGIRRRLAPLMDNDRRKIELLNSILFTMPGSPIIYYGDEIGMGDNVWLGDRDGVRTPMQWTPDRNAGFSRAEAARLYLPAIADSVYGFQAINVEAQQKSPFSLLNWTRRLIRVRKQHHAFGRGSITFLEPENPHVLAYIREHGEDAILVVNNLSGAAQAVRLDLTRFTGHVPVELLGETEFLPVDETPYALTLQPYGFFWFALRKARAGAELEIHPEVAREWAEQDAEILESTASVAGMIDALPHEWIQRQRWFRGKAREIASVELADHAVLRPERAPHVLVARVRVRYREGDPDVYLLPLSLRPSAVPGEASEPILSHATERGDVRVYDALVDRRVAGALLDLVLSERTVAGVNGRFCGCATPGAGDRSIRGPARPMGAEQSNTSIVFGSEYVLKVFRKLEAGMNPDLEVTRFLVETAGFRSLPALAGWIEYEGTDGVKSSVGGLFRYVENRGDAWSVALKAMERFLGAASRSAADPDTPTGRDALYRMAGDFFPAVRRLGETTARLHLALAAETADAAFAAETVGHDDVRRWADGFRRQVDGVLGELSRRLDAMPGFFPRELQPGLQRVVRMANDLRLRGEDLEVLADSGSVKVRIHGDYHLGQVLRGATPAPDGNEWYVIDFEGEPARSLEERRAKFSVLRDVAGMLRSFDYAVRMSLQGFKVDDLRVRMAVERWAEAWRNEVRSLFVSAYRETLGESSVVPRDLNALLRALAVFELEKAVYELGYEMNNRPDWIWVPLQGVLAITGEGAA from the coding sequence GTGAGCGACGACCCGCTCTGGTACAAGGACGCCGTCTTCTACGAGCTGCACGTCAAGGCCTTCCAGGACTCCAACGGCGACGGCATCGGCGACTTCAACGGCCTCATCCACCGCCTGGATTACGTGCAGGAGATGGGCGTCGACGCCATCTGGCTCCTCCCCTACTACCCGTCTCCCCTGCGCGACGACGGGTACGACATCGCCGACTACTGGAACATCCACCCCAGCTACGGCACCGTCGACGACTTCACCCGCTTCATGGAAGAGGCGCACCGGCGCGGCCTCAAGGTCATCTCCGACCTCGTCCTGAACCACACGTCGTCCGACCACCCGTGGTTCCAGCGCGCGCGCCGGGCGCCGAAAGGCAGCCCGGAGCGCGACTGGTACGTGTGGAGCGACAGCGACGAGCTGTACCGCGAGGCGCGCATCATCTTCACCGACACCGAGCCCAGCAACTGGACGTGGGACCCGGTGGCCGGGCAGTACTACTGGCACCGCTTCTTCAGCCACCAGCCGGACCTGAACTGGGACAACCCGGCGGTGAAGGAGAAGATGTTCGAGGTGATGGAGTTCTGGCTGGACCGCGGCCTGGACGGCTTCCGCGCCGACGCGGTGCCGTACCTGATCGAGCGCGAAGGCACCATCTGCGAGAACCTGCCCGAGACGCACGAGATCCTGAAGGAGTTCCGCACGCGCCTCGAATCGAAGTACCCCGGCCGCATCCTCCTGGCCGAGGCCAACCAGTGGCCCGACGACGTGCGCCCGTATTTCGGCGACGGCGACGAGTTCCACATGGCGTTCCACTTCCCCCTCATGCCGCGGATCTTCATGGCGGTGCGGCAGGGGATCCGGCAGCCGATCGTGGAGATCATCCGCCGCACGCCCGGCATTCCCGAGAACTGCCAGTGGTGCATGTTCCTGCGCAACCACGACGAGCTCACGCTCGAGATGGTGACCGACGACGAGCGCGACTACATGTACCGCGAGTACGCGCAGGACGCCCGGATGCGCATCAACCTGGGCATCCGCCGCCGCCTGGCGCCGCTGATGGACAACGACCGTCGCAAGATCGAGCTGCTGAACTCCATCCTCTTCACCATGCCCGGGTCGCCCATCATCTACTACGGCGACGAGATCGGGATGGGCGACAACGTGTGGCTGGGCGACCGCGACGGCGTGCGCACCCCCATGCAATGGACGCCGGACCGCAACGCCGGATTCAGCCGCGCGGAAGCCGCGCGCCTCTATCTCCCCGCGATCGCGGACTCGGTGTACGGCTTCCAGGCGATCAACGTCGAGGCGCAGCAGAAGTCGCCGTTCTCGCTGCTGAACTGGACGCGGCGGCTGATCCGCGTGCGCAAGCAGCACCACGCCTTCGGCCGCGGCTCCATCACCTTCCTGGAGCCGGAGAACCCGCACGTGCTGGCGTACATCCGCGAGCACGGCGAAGACGCCATCCTGGTCGTCAACAACCTGTCCGGCGCGGCGCAGGCGGTGCGGCTCGATCTCACCCGCTTCACCGGGCACGTTCCCGTGGAGCTGCTGGGCGAGACGGAGTTCCTGCCGGTCGACGAGACGCCCTACGCGCTGACGCTGCAGCCGTACGGCTTCTTCTGGTTCGCGCTGCGGAAGGCGCGCGCCGGGGCCGAGCTGGAGATCCACCCCGAGGTGGCGCGCGAGTGGGCCGAGCAGGACGCGGAGATCCTGGAGAGCACCGCGAGCGTAGCGGGGATGATCGACGCGCTGCCGCACGAGTGGATCCAGCGCCAGCGCTGGTTCCGCGGCAAGGCGCGCGAGATCGCCTCCGTCGAGCTGGCCGACCACGCCGTCCTGCGCCCCGAGCGCGCGCCGCACGTGCTCGTCGCGCGCGTCCGCGTGCGCTACCGCGAGGGCGACCCGGACGTCTACCTCCTCCCCCTCTCGCTCCGCCCCAGCGCGGTGCCGGGCGAGGCGAGCGAGCCCATCCTCTCGCACGCCACCGAGCGCGGCGACGTGCGGGTGTACGACGCGCTGGTGGACCGGCGCGTGGCGGGGGCGCTGCTGGACCTGGTCCTTTCCGAGCGCACCGTGGCCGGGGTGAACGGGCGCTTCTGCGGGTGCGCCACGCCGGGCGCGGGCGACCGCTCGATCCGCGGCCCCGCGCGGCCGATGGGGGCGGAGCAGAGCAACACCTCTATCGTGTTCGGCAGCGAGTACGTGCTGAAGGTGTTCCGCAAGCTGGAGGCGGGGATGAACCCCGACCTGGAGGTCACCCGCTTCCTGGTGGAGACCGCCGGCTTCCGCTCGCTCCCGGCGCTGGCGGGGTGGATCGAGTACGAGGGGACCGACGGCGTGAAGTCGTCCGTCGGCGGGCTCTTCCGCTACGTGGAGAACCGGGGCGACGCGTGGAGCGTGGCGCTGAAGGCGATGGAGCGCTTCCTGGGCGCCGCCAGCCGCAGCGCCGCCGACCCCGACACGCCCACCGGACGCGACGCGCTGTACCGCATGGCGGGCGACTTCTTCCCCGCTGTCCGCCGGCTGGGGGAGACCACGGCGCGCCTCCACCTGGCCCTGGCGGCGGAGACGGCGGACGCGGCGTTCGCGGCCGAGACGGTGGGGCACGACGACGTGCGGCGCTGGGCCGACGGCTTCCGGCGGCAGGTGGACGGCGTGCTGGGCGAGCTGTCGCGGCGGCTGGACGCCATGCCGGGCTTCTTCCCGCGCGAGCTCCAGCCGGGGCTGCAGCGCGTGGTGCGCATGGCCAACGACCTGCGCCTGCGCGGCGAGGACCTGGAGGTGCTGGCCGACAGCGGGAGCGTAAAGGTGCGCATCCACGGCGACTACCACCTGGGCCAGGTGCTGCGCGGCGCCACCCCCGCGCCCGACGGCAACGAGTGGTACGTGATCGACTTCGAGGGCGAGCCGGCGCGCTCGCTGGAGGAGCGGCGCGCGAAGTTCTCGGTGCTGCGCGACGTGGCGGGGATGCTGCGCTCGTTCGACTACGCGGTGCGGATGTCGCTGCAGGGCTTCAAGGTGGACGACCTGCGGGTGCGGATGGCGGTGGAGCGCTGGGCCGAGGCGTGGCGCAACGAGGTGCGCTCGCTCTTCGTCTCCGCCTACCGCGAGACGCTGGGCGAATCCTCCGTCGTTCCCCGCGACCTGAACGCGCTGCTGCGGGCGCTCGCCGTCTTCGAGCTGGAGAAGGCCGTGTACGAGCTGGGGTACGAGATGAACAACCGGCCCGACTGGATCTGGGTGCCGCTGCAGGGCGTGCTGGCCATCACGGGGGAGGGCGCCGCGTGA
- a CDS encoding serine hydrolase domain-containing protein: MPITGAAVPGMESYDQVIPDFMRKYNIPGGAVAVMHDGRLIYARGFGYADVENKTPVHPDALFRIASVSKTLTSAAIMKLVEEGKLKLDDRVAPLIADLKPAPGATVDPRWEQITIRHLLNHTGGWDRNKPDGGFDPIDRPAIAAAAVNAPAPASSETLIRYMKGMPLDFNPGEKFAYSNFGYIILGRVIERLSGMPYEQYVRSRVLQPVGANRTQQGRSRMADALAGEVKYYFPGFGANAPLVPSVFPGEGLVPLNYGGFHLEAGDASGAWVSSTVDLLRFLGGVDGRANRPDILRPELVAQMTGSGPDQCAGGACYYAFGWWVRPTKGDATWWHTGTLPGTTSILVRTYNNFSWVGLFNTRSLTANLEVEVDAALWNAFAGVTSVPTHDLFSTFQ, from the coding sequence ATGCCGATCACCGGGGCTGCAGTGCCGGGAATGGAGTCGTACGATCAGGTCATTCCCGATTTCATGCGGAAGTACAACATTCCCGGTGGCGCGGTTGCCGTGATGCACGACGGCAGGCTGATCTACGCGCGCGGCTTCGGTTACGCGGACGTCGAGAACAAGACGCCGGTGCACCCGGACGCGCTGTTCCGCATCGCCAGCGTGTCCAAGACGCTCACCAGCGCCGCCATCATGAAGCTCGTCGAGGAGGGCAAGCTCAAGCTCGACGATCGCGTGGCGCCACTCATCGCGGACCTCAAGCCCGCACCGGGGGCGACCGTCGATCCGCGATGGGAGCAGATCACCATTCGGCACCTGCTCAACCACACGGGGGGCTGGGACCGTAACAAGCCGGATGGTGGATTCGACCCGATAGATCGGCCGGCGATCGCTGCAGCCGCGGTCAACGCGCCCGCGCCGGCGTCGAGTGAAACGTTGATCCGCTACATGAAGGGAATGCCGCTCGACTTCAATCCGGGCGAAAAGTTCGCCTACTCGAATTTTGGTTACATCATCCTCGGCCGCGTGATCGAGCGTCTGAGCGGCATGCCGTACGAGCAGTACGTGCGCAGCCGCGTGCTGCAGCCCGTGGGCGCCAATCGCACGCAGCAGGGCAGGTCGCGCATGGCCGACGCGCTCGCGGGCGAAGTGAAGTACTACTTCCCCGGCTTCGGCGCGAACGCGCCGCTGGTGCCTTCCGTTTTCCCGGGCGAAGGCCTCGTGCCGCTCAACTATGGCGGCTTCCACCTCGAAGCGGGTGATGCAAGCGGCGCCTGGGTATCGTCGACCGTTGATCTCCTGCGATTCCTGGGCGGCGTCGATGGCCGCGCCAATCGTCCGGACATCCTCAGGCCTGAACTCGTCGCGCAGATGACCGGCAGCGGCCCCGACCAATGTGCCGGTGGCGCGTGCTATTACGCATTTGGGTGGTGGGTTCGCCCAACCAAGGGCGACGCGACCTGGTGGCACACGGGAACGTTGCCCGGCACGACGAGCATACTCGTGCGCACGTACAACAACTTCTCGTGGGTCGGTCTCTTCAACACGCGCTCCCTGACAGCCAATCTCGAAGTCGAAGTCGATGCCGCGCTATGGAATGCGTTTGCGGGCGTCACTTCGGTTCCGACGCACGACCTGTTTTCGACCTTCCAATGA
- the glmM gene encoding phosphoglucosamine mutase, with product MLDTSKLMVSVSGVRGRVGDGLTPEVIAWFAAAFGAYARRRGPGTTVVIGRDSRVSGAMFARAATSALQAAGCDVVDVGIAPTPSVQLAVEELKAAGGLAVTASHNPIEWNALKFIGPSGMFLDAEESAEMRALLEGDIPRATWKELGGWREDPGAVDRHVQRILAIPFLDVEKIRSMRFHVALDCVRGAGGTIFPRLLEALGCTVDAINLETDGLFPREPEPIAENLGELEELVRRTGAVVGLATDPDVDRLSLVSEQGKAIGEDYTLALASTLVLRHRPGALVTNLSTSRLMDDVAEAAGVRLFRAPVGEINVARRMQSESATVGGEGNGGVILPDVHLTRDAPVAAALILQLLAETGKPLSELAAGIGRYEIVKEKLPRPSQPLDAVYDALAARFPDAEADRQDGLRLSWPERKSWAHLRPSGTEPIVRIICEAPTREEAQGLVETLREALPE from the coding sequence ATGCTGGATACTTCGAAGCTGATGGTGAGCGTCTCGGGCGTGCGCGGCCGCGTGGGCGACGGGCTGACGCCCGAGGTGATCGCCTGGTTCGCCGCGGCGTTCGGCGCCTACGCGCGCCGCCGCGGGCCGGGAACCACGGTGGTGATCGGCCGCGACAGCCGCGTCTCGGGCGCCATGTTCGCGCGCGCCGCCACTTCCGCGCTGCAGGCCGCCGGCTGCGACGTGGTGGACGTCGGCATCGCGCCCACGCCCAGCGTGCAGCTGGCGGTGGAGGAGCTGAAGGCGGCGGGCGGGCTGGCCGTGACCGCCAGCCACAACCCCATCGAGTGGAACGCGCTGAAGTTCATCGGCCCCAGCGGGATGTTCCTGGACGCGGAAGAGAGCGCCGAGATGCGCGCGCTGCTGGAGGGCGACATCCCCCGCGCCACCTGGAAGGAGCTGGGCGGCTGGCGCGAGGACCCCGGCGCGGTGGACCGCCACGTCCAGCGCATCCTCGCCATCCCTTTCCTGGACGTGGAGAAGATCCGCTCGATGCGCTTCCACGTGGCGCTGGACTGCGTGCGCGGCGCGGGCGGAACCATCTTCCCGCGTCTTCTCGAAGCGCTCGGCTGCACGGTGGACGCCATCAACCTGGAGACCGACGGCCTGTTCCCGCGCGAGCCGGAGCCCATCGCCGAGAACCTGGGGGAGCTGGAGGAGCTGGTCCGCCGCACCGGCGCCGTCGTCGGCCTGGCGACGGATCCGGACGTCGACCGCCTCTCGCTCGTTTCCGAGCAGGGGAAGGCGATCGGGGAGGACTACACGCTGGCGCTGGCCTCGACGCTCGTGCTGCGGCACCGGCCGGGCGCGCTGGTGACGAACCTCTCCACCAGCCGCCTGATGGACGACGTCGCCGAGGCGGCCGGGGTGCGGCTGTTCCGCGCGCCGGTGGGGGAGATCAACGTGGCGCGGCGGATGCAATCCGAGAGCGCCACGGTGGGCGGCGAGGGGAACGGCGGGGTGATCCTGCCCGACGTGCACCTGACGCGCGACGCGCCGGTGGCCGCCGCGCTGATCCTGCAGCTGCTGGCGGAGACGGGAAAGCCGCTGAGCGAGCTGGCCGCGGGGATCGGCCGCTACGAGATCGTAAAGGAAAAGCTCCCCCGCCCAAGCCAGCCGCTGGACGCCGTCTACGACGCGCTGGCCGCCCGCTTCCCCGACGCGGAGGCCGACCGGCAGGACGGGCTTCGGCTCTCCTGGCCCGAGCGGAAGAGCTGGGCGCACCTGCGTCCCTCCGGCACCGAGCCGATCGTCCGCATCATCTGCGAGGCCCCGACGCGGGAAGAGGCGCAGGGGCTGGTGGAGACGTTGCGGGAGGCATTGCCCGAGTAA
- a CDS encoding NADP-dependent oxidoreductase — MKAIVVTDQAAGMAGMKLVERPEPQAAINDVVVQVHASGFVGTELGWPSTWTDRLGRDRTPSIPGHELAGVVTALGYGTTGLSVGQRVFGLADWYRDGTLAGYAAVEARNLAPLPGDVDFTVGASLPISGLTAWQGLFVHGRLQAGQSVIAHGAAGAVGSMVTQLARLAGAYVIGTGRAADRQTVHDFGAKQFVDLQNDALEDVGGVDLVIDLIGGDIGKRSARLVRAGGTLVSIVGPSEARPADGLAVDFVVESDRAQLSEVVQRVRDGRLRTNIGTIATLDDAVAAFNRTERRPGKTIICVRP; from the coding sequence ATGAAGGCGATCGTTGTGACGGACCAGGCTGCGGGAATGGCCGGGATGAAGCTGGTGGAGCGGCCCGAGCCGCAGGCAGCGATAAACGACGTCGTCGTTCAGGTTCATGCATCGGGATTCGTCGGGACCGAGCTGGGTTGGCCTTCGACCTGGACCGATCGCCTCGGCCGTGACCGAACACCGTCGATCCCCGGGCACGAGCTGGCCGGAGTGGTCACTGCTCTGGGCTATGGCACGACGGGGCTGTCGGTGGGACAGCGGGTGTTCGGCCTCGCGGACTGGTATCGCGACGGCACTCTGGCCGGGTACGCGGCCGTTGAGGCACGGAACCTCGCGCCGTTGCCGGGCGACGTCGACTTCACGGTGGGAGCGAGCCTGCCGATCTCGGGCCTGACCGCGTGGCAGGGACTGTTCGTGCACGGCCGCCTCCAGGCGGGACAGAGCGTTATCGCACACGGCGCGGCGGGCGCAGTTGGGTCGATGGTGACGCAACTCGCACGATTGGCTGGCGCCTACGTCATCGGCACCGGACGCGCCGCCGACCGTCAGACGGTGCACGACTTCGGCGCGAAGCAGTTCGTCGACCTGCAGAACGACGCCCTGGAAGACGTCGGCGGCGTCGATCTGGTGATCGATCTCATCGGCGGCGACATCGGGAAGCGATCCGCGCGCCTGGTGCGAGCCGGAGGAACGCTGGTGTCCATCGTCGGGCCGTCCGAGGCACGACCCGCCGACGGCCTGGCGGTCGACTTCGTTGTCGAGTCCGATCGTGCCCAACTGAGTGAGGTCGTCCAGCGGGTGCGAGACGGACGGCTGCGCACGAACATCGGCACCATCGCGACCCTCGACGATGCCGTCGCCGCCTTCAACCGAACCGAGCGACGCCCGGGGAAGACGATCATCTGCGTTCGTCCATGA